One genomic segment of Desulfonatronovibrio magnus includes these proteins:
- a CDS encoding ATP-binding protein: MREDAGSDRINHFNRQQLMFRFQDISLKNKIFFTTLAMVLMLSVAIAIMARWILVSSLVNELTLRGIAIAQSIAEQGKGYVLTRDHPNLVSLVFDAAQLGERQILVDYIFIIDEEQKLLSHTFIRPFPRELIHANPIPADRSYSVRKLQVEDSIAYDIAVPIWEGIYQIGTVRVGLKEKHIHQIIHKLRITFLGFIFGTVVLIFLISHWLSKYITKSISQLTKVADEISRGNLDMKSLALFKDSSDNREEHCPAYYNTDLPCWHVDKVMDVAQDIDNFPQKASYCIDCMVKKKKVGDEVQQLGDSFKHMVRSIKLYRNRVRESESKYRSLFKSGPAPIFVLSCGTLIIIDANPSAQNTYGYDRDELVNMPFIKLAPEFRDKFIAYFEANPEDESFVYTKAIHYKKGQVPFYTNVEACRSRYRNKDAVIVATTDISEMIDKDAQLIQASKMTSLGQLSAGIAHELNQPLNAIKMGSDFLSMMHENKEDISNEQMAQISHEISIQVDRATEIINNLREFGRKSDFTKEKTDISKPVHNVLSIMGQQLKLQNIEIKLDLQENIPPIMAHKNRLEQVIFNLITNARDAIIQRMAEEIHPELGTIAISTSLQNGQVTLSVADNGTGMPESVQQKIFDPFYTTKQTGMGMGLGLSISYGIIKDYEGEIAIKSIEGAGTTFTVSFPAARR, from the coding sequence TTGAGGGAAGATGCTGGATCAGATCGGATTAATCATTTTAACAGGCAGCAACTGATGTTTCGTTTTCAAGACATAAGTCTGAAAAATAAGATATTTTTCACAACTCTGGCCATGGTCCTCATGCTTAGTGTAGCCATTGCCATTATGGCCCGGTGGATACTTGTGTCCAGTCTGGTGAATGAACTTACCCTGCGCGGCATTGCCATTGCCCAGAGTATTGCAGAGCAGGGCAAGGGATATGTTTTGACGAGAGATCATCCCAATCTTGTAAGTCTGGTGTTTGATGCAGCTCAACTGGGTGAAAGACAGATCCTGGTAGATTATATCTTTATTATTGATGAAGAACAAAAACTCTTGTCTCACACATTTATACGCCCTTTTCCGAGAGAACTAATACACGCCAATCCAATTCCTGCTGACAGAAGTTACAGTGTCAGGAAGCTTCAGGTGGAGGATTCAATCGCCTATGATATTGCAGTACCCATATGGGAAGGTATTTATCAGATAGGAACTGTTCGCGTAGGGCTCAAAGAAAAGCATATTCATCAGATTATTCATAAACTGCGAATTACATTTCTTGGTTTTATATTCGGAACAGTGGTGCTTATATTTCTTATAAGTCACTGGTTGTCCAAATACATAACTAAATCCATATCTCAGCTCACTAAAGTGGCTGATGAAATCAGCCGTGGCAACTTAGATATGAAATCTCTTGCTCTTTTCAAGGACAGTTCGGATAACCGTGAAGAGCATTGTCCAGCCTATTACAATACTGATCTGCCGTGCTGGCATGTGGACAAGGTAATGGATGTAGCACAAGACATAGATAATTTCCCGCAAAAGGCATCATACTGCATAGACTGCATGGTCAAAAAAAAGAAAGTGGGCGATGAGGTGCAGCAACTGGGTGATTCCTTCAAGCACATGGTGCGCAGCATTAAGCTCTACCGCAACAGGGTCCGGGAATCCGAAAGCAAGTATCGCTCACTATTTAAGAGCGGTCCAGCTCCCATATTTGTTCTGAGTTGCGGAACCCTCATTATCATTGATGCTAATCCCAGCGCTCAGAATACTTATGGCTATGACCGTGATGAACTGGTCAATATGCCGTTCATTAAGCTTGCCCCTGAATTCAGAGACAAATTTATTGCCTATTTCGAAGCCAATCCGGAAGACGAAAGTTTTGTCTACACCAAGGCCATTCATTACAAAAAAGGACAAGTCCCATTTTACACTAATGTTGAGGCCTGCAGAAGCCGCTACAGGAATAAGGATGCGGTTATCGTTGCCACCACTGATATTTCTGAAATGATTGACAAGGATGCTCAGCTCATCCAGGCCAGCAAAATGACCAGCCTGGGGCAGTTATCAGCGGGCATTGCTCATGAATTGAACCAGCCCCTCAACGCCATTAAAATGGGCAGTGACTTTCTGAGCATGATGCATGAGAACAAAGAGGATATATCCAACGAGCAGATGGCCCAAATCAGTCATGAAATCAGTATACAGGTAGACAGGGCTACGGAAATAATCAATAATCTTAGAGAGTTTGGCAGAAAGTCCGATTTTACCAAAGAAAAAACAGATATCAGTAAGCCGGTGCACAATGTTCTTTCTATCATGGGGCAGCAGCTCAAATTGCAGAACATAGAGATAAAGCTCGATCTGCAGGAAAATATACCGCCCATCATGGCCCATAAAAACAGGCTGGAGCAGGTGATTTTCAACTTGATCACCAACGCTCGTGATGCCATTATTCAAAGAATGGCCGAAGAGATCCATCCTGAGCTGGGAACGATTGCCATATCCACAAGTTTGCAAAATGGACAGGTGACCTTGAGTGTGGCAGATAACGGAACAGGTATGCCTGAATCAGTTCAGCAAAAAATATTTGATCCTTTTTACACTACTAAACAGACAGGAATGGGGATGGGACTGGGATTGTCCATCTCCTACGGCATCATCAAAGACTACGAAGGGGAAATAGCAATAAAAAGCATTGAAGGTGCAGGCACTACCTTTACTGTATCATTTCCAGCGGCCAGAAGATGA
- a CDS encoding ABC transporter substrate-binding protein, whose translation MNRLPLYAIFVIMFMALLACSSEQGEEPHDQITHGVTDTRIYIGSSLALTGHASFLGSQTLKGALSYINHINEKGGVHGRKIKIIAYDDGYDPPQCLANTQKLIIEDQVFSLFSYVGTPTTVKVLPLIAEARIPLVGIFSGANDFRVPFNRYIINVRASYYEETREAVKYFVEELGFDKIAVFYQYDAYGFDGLKGTELALKEYGLAPVARGSYTRGTLDIEEGLENIIHSGAQAVVMVGTYDACAKFIQISRRQGFNPVFHNVSFVGSEELARILGKEGDGVIVTQVVPPPDSLESQALLSGVQEFTERYRYYYPDEQPNLVALEGFINAKVLVEGLRRAGRNLNRERFIDAIESIQDFSLGIANTLSFSPDNHQGLSRVYFTVIRNGELTLLTDWAKIREMYVKEN comes from the coding sequence ATGAATAGACTGCCTTTATACGCTATCTTCGTGATTATGTTCATGGCGCTGCTGGCTTGTTCTTCTGAGCAGGGAGAAGAACCTCATGATCAAATTACTCATGGGGTAACTGACACCAGAATTTATATTGGCTCCTCACTTGCTTTGACTGGTCATGCCAGTTTTCTTGGTTCCCAGACTCTGAAGGGAGCACTCTCTTATATCAATCATATAAACGAAAAAGGTGGAGTTCATGGGCGAAAAATAAAAATTATTGCATATGATGACGGATATGATCCACCACAATGTCTTGCCAATACCCAGAAACTTATTATTGAGGACCAGGTTTTCAGCCTTTTCAGTTATGTCGGCACACCCACGACTGTCAAAGTTCTGCCTTTGATAGCAGAGGCCAGGATTCCTCTTGTGGGCATTTTTTCTGGAGCCAATGATTTTCGTGTTCCTTTTAACCGATATATTATAAATGTTCGTGCTTCATACTATGAGGAGACAAGGGAAGCAGTAAAGTATTTTGTTGAAGAGCTGGGGTTTGATAAGATTGCTGTGTTTTATCAGTATGATGCTTACGGCTTTGACGGACTGAAAGGGACCGAGCTTGCTCTCAAGGAGTATGGGCTGGCTCCTGTGGCCCGGGGCAGTTACACCCGAGGCACTCTGGATATTGAAGAGGGGCTGGAAAATATTATTCATTCCGGAGCTCAGGCTGTGGTCATGGTGGGAACCTATGATGCCTGTGCCAAATTTATTCAGATTTCCCGCAGACAGGGATTTAATCCTGTATTTCACAACGTATCATTTGTGGGCAGTGAAGAGCTGGCCAGGATTCTTGGAAAGGAAGGTGATGGGGTTATTGTGACTCAGGTTGTACCACCTCCGGACTCTTTAGAGTCACAGGCGCTTTTGTCAGGAGTCCAGGAATTTACAGAACGTTACAGATATTATTATCCTGATGAACAGCCTAATCTCGTTGCTTTGGAGGGCTTTATCAATGCCAAAGTTCTGGTGGAGGGTTTAAGGCGGGCTGGCAGAAATCTCAATAGAGAACGTTTTATTGACGCTATTGAATCAATTCAGGATTTTTCACTGGGCATCGCCAATACCTTATCTTTCAGTCCGGATAATCACCAGGGGCTGTCCAGGGTTTACTTTACGGTCATCCGAAATGGAGAGCTGACTCTGCTTACAGACTGGGCCAAAATCAGAGAAATGTATGTAAAGGAAAATTAA
- a CDS encoding response regulator: MLAQNTSTDQDITERTRVLVVDDEPATLKIFCMFLEAYGYHPLRAESGPEALSIFAEVLPPIVFTDIKMPGMDGIEVLKRIKAMAPTTEVVVITGHGDMDLAIKALNNDATDFINKPIKRHELENALVRAGKRIDLSQMRQECINFTIKKKKAAIKIAGNVDAFAAPFIWDAYHQCLQAGVNAVDFIFSDSASFNGAGMENLREIFEDAQNKEVQIIVSGISSNFKKVFHELGLSNLLSTPAP, from the coding sequence ATGCTTGCACAAAATACATCTACTGACCAAGACATCACAGAACGTACCAGAGTATTAGTGGTGGACGATGAGCCGGCCACCTTGAAAATATTCTGCATGTTTCTTGAAGCTTACGGATATCATCCACTAAGAGCTGAAAGCGGACCAGAGGCACTTTCAATTTTTGCCGAAGTTCTGCCGCCGATTGTCTTCACTGACATTAAAATGCCGGGAATGGACGGCATAGAAGTGCTCAAGCGCATCAAGGCCATGGCCCCCACCACCGAGGTGGTAGTTATTACCGGACATGGAGACATGGACCTGGCTATTAAGGCCCTCAATAACGATGCTACTGATTTCATCAACAAGCCCATAAAAAGGCATGAACTGGAAAATGCACTGGTAAGGGCCGGAAAGAGGATAGACCTCAGTCAGATGAGACAGGAATGCATAAATTTTACCATCAAAAAGAAAAAAGCTGCCATCAAAATTGCCGGAAATGTTGACGCTTTTGCTGCCCCCTTTATCTGGGACGCCTACCATCAATGTTTGCAGGCCGGGGTCAATGCCGTGGACTTTATTTTTAGCGACAGTGCATCTTTCAACGGCGCAGGCATGGAAAATTTAAGAGAAATATTTGAGGATGCTCAAAACAAGGAAGTTCAGATAATTGTGTCAGGGATTTCTTCAAACTTCAAAAAAGTATTCCACGAACTTGGTCTCTCGAATTTACTCTCCACACCTGCACCATAG
- a CDS encoding membrane protein has product MFSLPELWTGLFFPLLKICMFISMGVFVGNLIEALNWTRFMAMFATPLVRAGRLKDISGASFSMAFFSGVSANTMLAEAYEQKRLTRKELVLSNLFNSLPTYFLHLPTTFFIIAPLIKAAALPYLFLTISSAVLRTIVVIFIGRFILPAKEDQCVVCELPANEKLNMKKVLQKVKTRFSKRFKKIMVFTVPIYTLFYVLQHTGFFAMTERFMSEHVGILSFLPPQAISIVVLQLAAEFSAGLAAAGSLLDSGALGIKEVVLALITGNILSSPMRAVRHQLPYYAGIFNPALAMRLIVYNQSLRAGSLIVVGVGYYFWG; this is encoded by the coding sequence ATGTTTTCATTGCCGGAACTCTGGACCGGTCTTTTTTTCCCCCTGCTCAAGATATGTATGTTCATATCCATGGGCGTGTTCGTGGGGAATCTTATTGAGGCCCTGAACTGGACGCGCTTTATGGCCATGTTTGCCACTCCTCTGGTACGGGCCGGTCGTCTTAAAGATATATCAGGAGCAAGTTTTTCCATGGCCTTTTTTTCAGGGGTTTCAGCCAATACCATGCTGGCTGAAGCTTACGAGCAAAAAAGGCTTACCAGGAAAGAACTGGTCCTTTCCAACCTTTTCAACTCGCTGCCTACGTACTTTCTGCATCTGCCCACAACCTTTTTTATCATTGCCCCGCTCATCAAGGCTGCTGCACTTCCATACCTTTTTCTGACCATCTCTTCCGCTGTGCTCAGAACCATTGTGGTCATATTTATTGGAAGATTTATTTTGCCAGCCAAGGAAGATCAATGCGTTGTGTGCGAGCTTCCAGCGAATGAAAAATTGAATATGAAAAAAGTTCTGCAAAAGGTCAAAACAAGATTCAGCAAACGATTCAAAAAAATAATGGTTTTCACAGTGCCCATATACACATTATTTTATGTTCTGCAGCATACCGGCTTTTTTGCCATGACAGAGCGCTTTATGTCAGAACATGTAGGCATATTAAGTTTTTTGCCACCCCAGGCCATCAGTATTGTTGTTCTTCAGCTTGCGGCTGAGTTTTCGGCCGGACTTGCTGCTGCCGGGTCGCTACTCGACAGTGGCGCTCTTGGCATCAAGGAGGTTGTTCTTGCACTCATAACAGGCAATATTCTGTCATCTCCCATGCGCGCTGTGCGACATCAGTTGCCGTACTACGCAGGCATTTTCAATCCAGCACTTGCCATGCGACTCATTGTTTACAACCAGAGCCTGAGGGCCGGAAGCCTGATTGTGGTAGGAGTGGGATATTATTTCTGGGGTTGA
- a CDS encoding DegT/DnrJ/EryC1/StrS family aminotransferase has translation MNIPFIDLKAQFQLVKDQVHDGLNQVLEHGAYVMGPEIKKLEVELADLTGANHALACSSGTDALILSLLAMDIKPGDAVLTTPFTFFATAEAIAFLGAVPVFADIDAKTFNISPKSLEKIIKSLNHPEQKSAPLPAPGNVSNLGHSVPEKMTPKAIISVDLFGQPCDYKSLNAIAREENLALIVDAAQSFGATYKGKSTCSLGQIACTSFFPAKPLGCYGDGGMCFTNDEEIYALLESLRVHGQGRDRYENVRLGMNARMDTFQAAVLLAKLAIFPDEIRKRQQVAENYNQLLKNGAGITVPEISDDCSSAWAQYSLVCSDAAHRERILENLKHRKVPWAIYYPLPLHMQKSFHYLGYAPDDFPVSHEMSQRIFSLPMHPYLRLEEQEYIAQAVLSA, from the coding sequence GTGAATATACCATTTATTGATCTCAAGGCTCAGTTTCAACTGGTCAAAGACCAGGTACACGATGGTTTGAACCAGGTACTGGAACATGGAGCTTATGTAATGGGACCTGAAATAAAAAAGCTTGAGGTTGAACTGGCCGATCTTACCGGGGCAAATCATGCCCTTGCCTGCTCTTCAGGAACGGATGCCCTGATTCTATCCCTTCTGGCCATGGATATAAAGCCTGGAGATGCAGTGCTGACAACGCCTTTTACTTTTTTCGCCACTGCCGAGGCTATAGCCTTTCTTGGTGCGGTTCCGGTTTTTGCAGACATTGATGCCAAGACTTTTAATATATCCCCCAAAAGCTTAGAAAAGATCATCAAATCCCTGAACCACCCTGAACAAAAGTCCGCTCCCCTGCCTGCCCCTGGGAATGTAAGCAATCTTGGCCATTCTGTGCCCGAAAAAATGACTCCTAAAGCCATAATTTCTGTTGATCTTTTTGGGCAACCCTGTGACTACAAATCCCTGAACGCCATTGCACGGGAGGAAAACCTGGCACTTATAGTGGATGCAGCCCAGTCTTTTGGTGCCACTTACAAGGGTAAATCCACCTGCTCGCTGGGGCAGATTGCCTGTACTTCATTTTTCCCGGCCAAGCCTTTGGGGTGCTATGGAGACGGCGGCATGTGTTTTACGAATGATGAGGAAATATATGCCCTGCTGGAGTCTTTGCGTGTGCATGGTCAGGGGCGGGACAGGTATGAAAATGTTCGTCTTGGTATGAATGCTCGCATGGATACATTTCAGGCAGCTGTACTTCTGGCAAAACTGGCGATTTTTCCAGATGAAATCAGGAAGCGTCAACAGGTGGCGGAAAACTACAACCAGCTGCTGAAAAATGGGGCCGGCATCACAGTGCCGGAAATCAGTGACGATTGTTCCAGCGCATGGGCCCAGTACAGTCTGGTCTGCTCGGATGCTGCACATAGAGAACGTATACTTGAAAATTTAAAGCACAGAAAAGTGCCCTGGGCTATTTACTATCCTCTGCCTTTGCATATGCAAAAGTCTTTTCATTATTTAGGTTATGCTCCGGATGATTTTCCGGTAAGCCATGAAATGTCGCAAAGGATTTTCAGCCTGCCCATGCATCCCTATCTGCGTTTGGAAGAGCAGGAATACATTGCTCAAGCAGTATTATCTGCGTGA
- a CDS encoding Gfo/Idh/MocA family protein — translation MQKLRLGVVGVGHLGTFHARQAAESDIIELVGAYDINQDQAQKICAECGTDSYQVLEDLLAEADAVSIVVPTSEHYNVAMKALDNDCHIFIEKPITSTVQEAEEIIQSARSKGKKIQVGHIERFNPAMLSVREHRVEPMFIEAHRLSQFNPRGCDVSVVLDLMIHDLDLILYLVKSPVKSIDACGVAVVSEAEDIANVRLKFESGCVANLTSSRISLKQMRRMRLFQKNQYIAMDFMEKKADIFRLGDTYPLPDPGGAAMVVGNIGVGDRARDIVYEKPSPPQVNSLKMELEEFAMAVMQDREPEVPGEQGKQALEVANIILEKIARP, via the coding sequence ATGCAAAAACTTCGGCTCGGAGTGGTAGGGGTTGGACATCTTGGAACCTTCCACGCAAGGCAGGCCGCTGAAAGTGATATTATTGAACTTGTTGGTGCGTATGATATCAATCAGGACCAGGCGCAAAAAATATGCGCTGAATGCGGAACTGATTCTTACCAGGTTCTTGAAGATCTGCTGGCTGAGGCCGATGCTGTAAGTATAGTAGTACCTACAAGCGAGCATTATAATGTTGCCATGAAAGCCCTGGATAATGATTGTCATATCTTTATTGAAAAGCCCATTACATCTACAGTGCAGGAAGCTGAAGAAATAATTCAGTCTGCCAGGTCCAAAGGAAAAAAGATCCAGGTGGGTCATATTGAGCGCTTTAACCCCGCCATGCTCTCGGTCAGGGAGCACCGCGTTGAGCCAATGTTCATTGAAGCTCACAGGTTGAGCCAGTTCAATCCCAGAGGATGTGATGTCAGTGTTGTGCTGGATCTGATGATTCACGATCTTGATTTGATTTTATATCTTGTGAAAAGTCCGGTAAAATCCATTGACGCCTGCGGGGTAGCTGTGGTTTCCGAGGCAGAAGATATTGCCAATGTCAGGCTTAAGTTTGAAAGCGGTTGTGTGGCCAATCTCACCAGCAGCAGAATCTCTCTTAAGCAGATGCGCAGAATGCGGCTGTTTCAGAAGAATCAGTACATTGCTATGGATTTTATGGAAAAAAAGGCGGATATATTCAGGCTTGGCGATACATATCCTCTTCCAGATCCAGGAGGAGCTGCCATGGTGGTGGGCAATATTGGTGTTGGCGACAGGGCCAGGGATATTGTGTATGAAAAACCGTCTCCGCCTCAGGTTAATTCTCTAAAGATGGAACTGGAAGAGTTTGCCATGGCTGTTATGCAGGACCGAGAACCTGAAGTTCCAGGTGAACAGGGCAAGCAGGCTCTGGAGGTTGCCAATATTATTCTGGAAAAGATCGCAAGGCCCTGA